The following proteins are encoded in a genomic region of Stutzerimonas balearica DSM 6083:
- a CDS encoding proline--tRNA ligase gives MRTSQFLLSTLKETPSDAVVISHQLMLRAGMIRKLASGLYTWLPMGLRALRKAEAIVRDEMNKAGALEVLMPAIQPAELWQESGRWEQYGPELLRVKDRHERDFCVGPTHEEVITDLARNELNSYKQLPINFYQIQTKFRDEIRPRFGLMRGREFLMKDAYSFHLSQESLQETYDRMHQAYCNVFTRLGLDFRPVQADTGSIGGTGSHEFHVLAESGEDAIAFSNGSDYAANIEKAEAVPREVERGAASQELRLVDTPDAKTIAALVEQYDLAIEKTIKTLVVHAAEEGKLVALIVRGDHELNEIKAANLEQVASPLVFASEAEIRGAIGAGPGSLGPLNLPIPCVIDRSVALMSDFAAGANQDGKHYFGLNWERDLPLPAIADLRNVVEGDPSPDGKGTLVIKRGIEVGHIFQLGTKYSQAMNCQVMGENGKPVTLIMGCYGIGVSRVVAAAIEQNYDERGILWPDALAPFQIALVPMKYDNEVVREATDKLYADLTAAGYEVLLDDRDKKTSPGVKFADMELIGIPHRVVISDRGLADGTLEYKHRRDSEAQAVAIADILPFINARAPR, from the coding sequence ATGCGCACCAGTCAGTTCCTGCTCTCGACTCTCAAAGAAACCCCTTCCGACGCAGTGGTCATCAGCCACCAGCTGATGCTACGCGCCGGCATGATCCGCAAGCTGGCTTCGGGCCTCTATACCTGGCTGCCAATGGGGCTGCGAGCGCTGCGCAAGGCCGAGGCAATCGTCCGCGACGAGATGAACAAGGCCGGAGCCCTGGAAGTCTTGATGCCAGCCATCCAGCCGGCCGAGCTGTGGCAGGAATCGGGGCGCTGGGAACAGTACGGCCCCGAACTGCTGCGTGTGAAGGATCGCCACGAACGCGATTTCTGCGTCGGCCCGACGCACGAAGAGGTCATCACCGACCTCGCGCGCAACGAGCTGAACAGCTACAAGCAACTGCCGATCAACTTCTATCAGATCCAGACCAAATTCCGCGACGAGATCCGTCCGCGTTTCGGGCTGATGCGCGGACGCGAATTCCTGATGAAGGATGCCTATTCATTCCACCTGTCGCAGGAGTCACTGCAGGAAACCTACGACCGTATGCACCAGGCGTACTGCAACGTCTTCACCCGGCTGGGCCTGGATTTCCGCCCGGTGCAGGCCGATACCGGATCGATCGGCGGCACCGGCTCGCATGAGTTCCACGTCCTGGCCGAGTCCGGCGAGGATGCGATCGCCTTCAGCAACGGCTCCGACTACGCGGCAAACATCGAAAAGGCCGAAGCGGTCCCGCGGGAGGTCGAGCGTGGCGCCGCCAGCCAGGAGCTGCGCCTGGTCGATACGCCTGATGCGAAGACCATCGCTGCCCTGGTGGAGCAGTACGACCTGGCGATCGAAAAGACGATCAAGACACTCGTCGTGCATGCTGCCGAAGAGGGCAAGCTCGTTGCCCTGATCGTGCGCGGCGATCACGAACTGAACGAAATCAAGGCAGCCAACCTCGAGCAGGTCGCCAGCCCGCTGGTTTTTGCGTCCGAAGCCGAGATTCGCGGCGCGATCGGTGCCGGTCCGGGCTCGCTGGGTCCGCTGAACCTGCCGATCCCTTGCGTCATCGACCGTTCGGTGGCACTGATGAGTGACTTCGCAGCCGGTGCGAATCAGGATGGCAAGCATTATTTCGGGCTGAACTGGGAGCGTGACCTGCCGCTGCCGGCGATCGCGGATCTGCGCAATGTCGTCGAAGGCGACCCGAGCCCGGATGGCAAGGGCACGCTAGTGATCAAGCGCGGCATCGAGGTCGGCCACATCTTCCAGCTCGGCACCAAGTACAGCCAGGCGATGAACTGCCAGGTCATGGGCGAGAACGGCAAGCCCGTAACGCTCATTATGGGCTGCTATGGCATTGGCGTTTCCCGTGTCGTAGCGGCTGCGATCGAGCAGAACTACGACGAGCGCGGGATTCTCTGGCCGGATGCGCTGGCGCCTTTCCAGATCGCACTCGTGCCGATGAAGTACGACAACGAGGTCGTCCGCGAGGCGACCGACAAGCTTTACGCCGACCTGACCGCCGCCGGCTACGAAGTGCTGCTGGACGACCGTGACAAAAAGACCAGCCCCGGCGTCAAATTCGCCGACATGGAGCTGATCGGCATTCCGCATCGCGTGGTAATCAGCGATCGCGGCCTGGCCGACGGCACCCTGGAATACAAACATCGTCGCGATAGCGAAGCCCAGGCCGTCGCCATCGCCGACATTCTGCCCTTCATCAACGCTCGGGCACCCCGCTGA